One window of the Dendropsophus ebraccatus isolate aDenEbr1 chromosome 12, aDenEbr1.pat, whole genome shotgun sequence genome contains the following:
- the LOC138769103 gene encoding galactoside alpha-(1,2)-fucosyltransferase 2-like — MTLYISKKYVFLGIAIIISYSSYYFYAMYFPGYQNPYPSPTSLPITQTSKQSTNSSYTDTVIWTTQPTARLGNKMGEYAVLYALAKRNGHRAYILPQMQKDLGKIFKISLPVLPQEVSDSIQWKKYRLQDWMSPEYLNISGQYVKLFGTPCSWTFYHHIREEILKEFTFHDSIKDEANSHLKKLKGTKVNVTYVGVHVRRGDYMKVMAKERMGVIAGKSYLQQAMDYFRQKYANPLFVVTSNGMDWCRKNIDNTLGDVYFVGNGVESSPAHDLALLAHCNHTIMTIGTFGYWAAYLVGGETIYLTNFTLPDSPYLKIFKYEAAFLPEWIGIAADLSPLLQRRSK, encoded by the coding sequence ATGACACTGTATATATCAAAAAAATATGTCTTTCTGGGCATCGCTATAATTATCTCGTACTCCTCGTACTACTTTTATGCAATGTATTTTCCTGGATACCAGAACCCATACCCTAGCCCCACCAGTCTTCCCATAACTCAAACTAGTAAGCAATCAACAAACTCTTCATATACAGACACAGTAATATGGACCACACAGCCCACCGCACGTTTAGGCAACAAGATGGGAGAATATGCAGTGTTATACGCCCTGGCCAAGCGTAATGGTCATCGAGCCTATATTTTACCCCAAATGCAGAAAGACCTTGGAAAGATCTTTAAAATCTCATTGCCTGTTCTTCCCCAAGAAGTCTCTGATTCAATTCAATGGAAGAAATACAGGCTACAAGATTGGATGTCTCCAGAATATTTAAATATCTCCGGACAATATGTGAAACTTTTTGGTACTCCATGTTCGTGGACCTTCTACCATCATATAAGAGAAGAGATTCTAAAGGAATTCACCTTCCATGATAGTATCAAAGACGAGGCAAATTCCCACTTAAAAAAACTGAAAGGGACCAAGGTTAATGTGACTTATGTTGGAGTTCATGTTCGCCGAGGAGATTATATGAAAGTCATGGCTAAGGAAAGAATGGGGGTAATAGCGGGCAAAAGTTACCTGCAACAAGCCATGGACTATTTCAGACAAAAGTATGCCAACCCTCTCTTTGTGGTGACCAGTAATGGGATGGACTGGTGTAGGAAAAACATTGATAACACACTAGGGGATGTCTACTTTGTTGGAAATGGTGTTGAAAGTTCTCCTGCTCATGATTTGGCCCTCCTGGCTCATTGTAACCACACCATCATGACCATTGGAACGTTTGGGTACTGGGCTGCATACTTGGTTGGAGGTGAAACAATCTACCTTACAAACTTCACCTTGCCAGATTCTCCTTATCTTAAAATTTTCAAGTACGAGGCCGCTTTTCTTCCAGAATGGATCGGGATTGCTGCAGATCTTTCTCCACTTTTACAAAGAAGATCAAAATGA